The DNA region ACGAGCGGGTAGCGGCTCTGCCGGTGCTCGCGGATCAGAGCCAGGTTCTCGGGCCACGGCGAATCGGCGCGAAGCACCGCGACGCCGGAGCGCAGCCGCATCGCCTCCGAGACGCGCACGGAGCGCAGGTCGAAGACGTTCTCCATCAGCAGCAGCTGCCGGAACGAGAGCGAGCCCGCGGTCTGCGAGAGCTCCAGGATCACGCGCAGCTCCTGCTCGGTGTGGAGCGGCTCGCTCGCGGGTGTGCCGAATCCGATCAGCCGCAGCACGGCGTTCGCGGCGCCGTTCAGCACCATGAGCGGGACCCAGAGCAGGAAGCGCGTGAGCGCAAGCGGGCGAGCGATGCCGAGCGCCGAGCTCTCCGGCACCCGGATCGCGAGCGACTTCGGCACGAGCTCGCCGAACAGGATGTGCAGGAACGAGACCAAGAGGTACGCGAGCGCGATCGCGGCCCCGTGCGCCCAGGCCCACGAGCCCAGAATCGGCTCGAGCAGAACCGCGAACGCGGGCTCGCCGACGAAGCCGAGGCCGATGCTCGCCAGCGTGATGCCGAGCTGACACACCGACAGGTACTCGTCGAGGTGCGCCTGGATGTGCGCGACCAGGAGCGCGCGCGGATTTCCCTGCTGGACCAGAGCCTCGACCTGGGTCGGCCGGAGCTTCACCATCGCGAACTCCGCGAGCACGAAGAACGCGTTCAGGAGCAGCATCACGACCACGGCGATCAGCGCGGCTCCGGTCGTCACGACGCTACTTCGCCCCTACCCATGCGGACTTGGGCAGCGCGCGGGTTCGGATGCGCGCTCCCTGCGGCTCCAGCACGACGATCTTCGGGTTCTCGTCGTCGCGCCGCAGCTGCAGCTCGAGCGCCAGGCGGCGCCGATCGGCGTCGAGCAGCGACCAGGCGCCCTGCACGGGGGCGCCGAGCACGGTCCACCACGGATCCGTCTCGTCGAGGACCTCCGCCTCGGGCGAGAGCGGCGCGCCGCCGCCCAGCGCGAGCGCCAGACCGCCGTCCTCGAGCGACACCGAGAGCAGCCCCCGGTCGAAGCGAAGCCAGAGCTCGCGCGGCCCGCCGGACTCCACGCGAAGCAGACGGCTGGCTGCGCGCACCAGCTCGGCGAGTTGTGGCTCGGGAAGGCGGTGGACCATGTGCCCCTCACTCTAGCAAGCGGATAGACTCGCGTGCGGAGGAGCGAGGCATTGTTCCAGCGCCTGATCGCGCGGATCTCCGAGTCGCACACGCGCTGGATCGCCTGGGGAATGGCGGTCGGCGTGCTCTCGGGGATCTCCGCGGCGCTCTTCTTCGTCGCACTCGAGTACGCGACCCACCTGACGATGCACGAGCTCGTCGGCGCCGCGCCGCCGGCTCCCCCGGGCGACGCGCTCTTTCCAGCATCGGGCGCGCCGGATGCGGAGCCGCGCCGCTGGCTGCTCTTCCTGCTCCCCGCGCTCGGCGGGCTGCTCTCGGGCCTGCTCGTGTATCGCTTCGCGCCCGAGGCCGAAGGCGCCGGCACCGACGAGATGATCCGCGCGTTCCACCGCGCGCGCGGGGTCGTGCGCCCGCGCGTCCCGCTGGTGAAGGCGTTCGCGACCATCGCCACGCTCGCCAGCGGCGGAAGCGCAGGAAAGGAAGGCCCGGTCGCGCAGATCGGCGGCGGAATCGGCTCGGCGCTTGCGAGCTGGCTCGGGCTCTCCGCGCGCGACCGGCGGATCCTGCTGCTCGCGGGCACGGCCGGCGGGCTCGGCGCGATCTTCCGCGCGCCGCTCGGCTCCGCGATCACCGCGATCGAGGTGCTCTACCGCGAGGACTTCGAGAGCGACGCGCTGATCCCGTGCGTGATCTCGGCCGTCACCGCCTACGTCGTCTTCGTGCTACTGGTCGGCGGGCAGCGCATCTTCGCGGTTCCGGAGTTCCCGCTCTTCTCGCCGATCGAGATTCCCGGCTACGTGGGGCTCGCGCTGCTCTCGGTTCCGGTCGGGCGCGCGTACATCGGCCTGTTCAAGTTCCTGCGCGCGCGCGTCTTCGCGAAGCTCCCGGGGCCGCGCGCGCTCCGCCCGATGCTCGGCGGCGTCTTCGTCGGTGCGATCGGCCTGTTCGTGCCCGAGGTCCTCGGCGTGGGCTGGGGGCATCTGCAGCGCGCGATCGAGGGGCAGATGCTCGTGGGCACGCTCGCGCTGGTCGTGGTCGCGAAGATCGTCGCGACCTGTCTCACCGTCGGATCGGGCGGAAGCGGCGGCGTGTTCGGGCCGACGCTCTTCATCGGCGGAATGCTCGGGGCGCTGGTCGGCTACGGCGGCGCAGCGCTCGCGCCCGCGTTCTTCCCGAACCCGGCAGCCTTCGTGCTGGTCGGCATGGCGAGCTACTTCGCCGGCGTGGCTTCGGCGCCGATCGGCGCGATGCTGATGGTCACCGAGATGACCGGCGGCTACGCGCTGCTTCCGCCGCTGATGCTGGTGTCGGTGCTCGCGATCCTGCTCGCGCGCGGCCGCTCGATCTACGATCAGCAGGTGAAGGACCGCTTCTCCTCGCCAGCGCATCTGGGCGACCTGACGCTGAACGTGCTCGAGGAGATGCGCGTCGCCGACGTGTACCGGAAGTCCGAACGCGTGCCGAGCGTCGAGCCCGGCACGCGCTTCGAGCGCGTGCGCGAGATGGTGCTCGGCTCGGGCGACGCGACCGTGCCGGTGGTCGATTCGGGCGGCCGGCTCGTCGGGCTGCTCACCGCGGAGCAGATCCGACCGGTTCTCGACGAGCGACAGCTCGACGGCTTCGTCGTGGCGGGCGACATCGCCGCAAAGCCGATGGCCCTTCAACCCGACGACGATCTGTTCCGCGCGCACGAGCTGTTCCGCGCTTCGGGATGCCCGCAGATTCCCGTCGTGCTCGCCGCCGATCCCGAGGACCCCTGCGCGGGGCGGATCGTCGGCATGCTCGACTACCGCGACCTGATGCGCGCCTACGAGCGCGAGCTCGCGCGCCGGCGCGAGGCCTGAGCGGCGAAGTCGAAGCTGCTCAGTCGAAGTAGGGCAGCGCCTTCGGGTCGCGCGCGACGCGAAGCGCCTCGCGCAGGTGAAGCGGCAGGGTTCGCCCGAGCGAGAGCTCGGGCAACGCCGCGAGCGGCCAGTACCTCGCGTCGGTCGCCTCGCTTCCCGCAATCGGCTCGGCGTCGGGATCGACCAGCCGCCCCGTGAACACCAGCTTGTGGATGTGGAACAGGTGCGGCGGACAGTCCGGCTGCAGGCGCGTGTCGAATACGCCGGCCAGACGCTGCACGCGCGCGACCACGCCGGCCTCTTCGGCCGCCTCGCGAACCGCAGCGTCCGACGGGCTGTCGCCCACGTCGACGAAGCCGCCCGGCAGCGCCCAGCGCCCGTCCATGCGCTCGCGGACCAGGAGCACCGATTCCCCGCGGAAGAGCGCGAGGCGCACGTCGAGCTTCGGCGTCACGTAGCCCCGGTCCGCGGCGCGGAAGACCAGCTCGAGTCTCTCGGGCTCCGCGGTCGCCCCGTGCGAGGCGAGCCGCGCCGCGAGCGCGAGCAGCTTCTCGTAGCGCTCGCGGTCGAACGGGCCCTCGGTGTAGTGCAGTCCGGTGAGCGCGAGCGCCCGGATCTCGTCGGCCAGCTCGAGCAGCACGCGCGCCACGCTAGAACCGCAGCCGCTCGGGCTCGAGCGCGGCCAGGTCGAGCACGCCCACCGAGTTCTGCCCCGCGACCAGACCCGCGCACTCGCCGGGGTTCCAGATCAGGGTTCCGCTCGATCGCTCGAGCGAGTGGCGGTGCTCGTGGCCGTGCAGGACCACGTCCCGGTCGTGGAGCGCGAGATCGCCGTGCGCGTACCGATCGTGAACGACGGTGATCCGTCGGCCCGCCCAGTGCAGCTCGAGCGGCGGCTCCACCAGCTCGATGCCGAAGTGCCGTGCGGCCCGGCCGAGCGCCTCGCGCTCGACGTCGTTGTTCCCGTACACGCCGACGATCGGCAGCTCGAGCCGGGCCAGCACGCCCAACGTGTCGGGCCGGGTGATGTCCCCGGTGTGGACCACGCGCGATACGCCCGCGCCGCGCAGGAGCTCGACGATCCGCGCCACGTTTCGCGCGTTGTCGTGCGTGTCGCTGATCACCCCGATGCGCATCGCCGCGGAAGGCTAGCATGCTAGAGTGCCCGGCCGATGTCGTCCTCCCCGACACCGCCGCGCGTCTACTTCCGGACGCTTGGCTGCGCCAAGAACCAGGTGGACTCCGAGGTCATGCTCGGGTCGCTCGCGCTCGGCGGCTACGCGATCGCCGAGCAGCTCGCGGATGCCGAGGTCGCGATCGTCAACACCTGCTCGTTCATCCAGGCCGCCCGCGAGGAGTCGATCCAGGAGATCCTCGAGCTCGCGGACTGCAAGCAGCGCGGCGAGCTGCAGGCGCTGGTGGTCGCGGGCTGCCTGCCCCAGCGTTACGGCGCGGATCTCGCCAAGGAGCTGCCCGAGGTCGACGCGTTCGTCGGCACGGGCCAGTTCCAGAACATCGCCCGGATCCTCGACGACGCGCGCTCCGGGCGCTCGCGCGGCGTGTACGTCGACGCCGGACGAACCCATCTCTACGACGAGTCGAGCCCACGGCTGCTGATCGGCGCGCGCCACTCCGCCTACCTGAAGATCGCCGAGGGCTGCGACCGCGTCTGCGCGTTCTGTGCGATCCCGGCGATCCGCGGCCGCTTCCAGAGCCGCACGCTCGACTCGATCGTGGCCGAGGCGCGGCAGCTCGCGGAGCAGGGCGTGCGCGAGGTGAACGTGATCTCGCAGGACACGCTCTCCTGGGGAAAGGACCTGGATGGCCGGCCGCGGATCGACGCCCTGATCCGCGCTCTCGACGCGGTCGACGGGCTGGACTGGGTCCGCCTGCTGTATCTGTATCCGAGCGCGCTCGGCGACGCGGTGATCGACGCGTTCGCGGGAGCCCGGCGGGTCCTGCCCTACATCGACGTTCCGCTGCAGCACGCCAGTGACTCGCAGCTGCGCGCGATGAAGCGCGGAGTCACCGCCGAGCGCCAGCGCCGGCTGGTCGCACGCTTGCGCGAGCGGATTCCGGGCGCGGTCCTGCGCACGACCTTCATCGTCGGCTTTCCCGGCGAGACCGATGCGGACTTCGAGACGCTGTGCGAGTTCGTGCGCGAGACGCGCTTCGAGCGGGTGGGCGTGTTCCGCTACTCCGACGAGGAGGGCACCAGCGCGCAGGCGCTCGGCGAGAAGGTGGCGCGATCGGTCTCGCGCAAGCGGCACCGCGAGCTGATGAAGCTGCAGCGCGGGATCATGCGCGAGCAGCTCTCGGCGCGGATCGGCGAGAGCGTGCGCGTGCTCGTCGATTCGGGATCCGCCGGCTACTCGGTCGGCCGCACCTGGTCGCAGGCGCCCGAGGTCGACGGCTGCGTGATGCTCCGCGGGCGCGCGCGCACGGGCGAGCTCGTGAACGCGCGGATCACGGGCGTTCGCGACGTGGATCTCGAGGCCGAGGTCGTCTCCTAGCGCGCCTCGCGAAGCTCGAGCAGCCGCGACGCGAGCGACGGCACGCTTGCGGTGAGCGGGCAGTCCACCTCGCCCCAGTCGCCGTGTGGATCGAGCAGCAGCGCGTGCAGCCCCGCCGCGCGCGCGCCGACGACGTCGGCCGCGTACATGTCGCCGACGTGGAGCGTGCGCGTCGGGTCGCTGCCGAAGAGCGAGAGCGCGTGGTCGAAGATGCGCGGGTCGGGCTTCTCGAATCCGACCACGTGCGAGTCGACGACCGCGTGCAGGTACGGCCGCAGCCCCGCGCGCGTCAGGCCCTCCTCGACGGTGCCGTCGGCATTCGAGACCACGACCAGCCGGTAGCCGGCCGCGCGCAGCCGCGCGAGCGCCGCGGGCACGCCGGGAATCACGGCCGACCAGAGCTCGAGCGAGCGACCCGGAAAGCGGATCCGCGGCACGAGCGCCGACACCAGAGCGGATCGCGCGTCGTCCGCGAGCGAGAGCGCGCGGCGCAGGACCAGATCGACGTACGCGGAGAACACGTCGCGCCCCTCGGTCGAGCCGCCGCTTGCTACCGCGCGCGAGATCAGCGGCCGGGCCGCGGCCTCGGCGCGCGCGAGCGCGTCCGCGCGGCAGGCATGGCCCAGCGCCGCGAGCTCGCGCGCGACGAGCCCGAAATCCATCGTGATCAGCGTCCCGCCCGCGTCGAGGAAGAGGGTGTCGATCTCGGCCAGCGGAAGCTGGTTCGCGCGCGCGTCCATGCTCAGTCCCCCTTCGGCACGTGCCAGCGCTCGCCGATGGCGAGCACGCGCACGTCCGACGGGTCGCCGCCGGCCTCGCGCACCGCGCGGTCGAGCTCGCGCGGCGGCAGGTCGAGCGGCTCGTCGGTCAGGTCGAACGTGCCCCAGTGGATCGGCACGAGCGTCTTCGCGCGCAGGTCGCGAAACGCCTGGTACGCCTCGGCGGGGTCCATGTGCTGATCCTTCATGAACCAGCGCGGCTCGTACGCGCCGATCGGCAGCAGCGCCACGTCGATCGGGTCGAACTCGCGGCCGTACGCCGCGAAGCCCTGGAAGTAGCCGGTGTCCCCGGCGAAGAAGTAGGTGTACTCGCCCGAGTCGAGCAGCCACGCGCACCAGAGCATCCGGTTCGTGTCGCCGATCGAGCGCCGCGACCAGTGCTGCGACGGCAGGCAGGTGATCGTCCAGCGGCCGCGCTTCGCGCTCTGCCACCAGTCGAGCTCGGTCACGTCGTCGCGGCCGCGCTCGCGGAGGAACTCCCCCATGCCGAGCGGCACGTACCAGCCGACGCTCGCCGGCAGGTTCTCGACCGTCCACGAATCCAGGTGGTCGTAGTGCGAGTGCGACACGACCGCGAACGCGTCCGAGGGGATCGCCTCGAGCGGAACGCCGGGCGGTAGCGCGCGCTCGGGCAGGAGCGCCCGGTCGGAGAAGTGCGGGTCGGTCAGCACCACGTCGTCGCCGTCGTGGATCGCGACGGTCGCGTGTCCGACCCAGGTGAGCTCGGAGGAGTGCTGCATCCCGGCGAGCGAGCGGCCGTCGTTCGCTACGCGTGGAAGCACCGGCGCGGCGCTCTTGTCGGGGGCGTTGCTCGAGAAGCGCCAGCGCAGGAAGTCGACGAAGCTCGTCTCGAACGGGCGCCAGGGATTGAAGAACGTGCCGTCGGGATTCCGGTGGGGCGCGCGCAGCGGATCGACGTCGGTCGACTCGCCGGCGAACGCCGCGCAGGCGAGCAGGGCGATCCCGATTCCGAGCGCGCGGCGCAGCATGGAGCGAGAGAAGCCCGCGGCGGAGCCCCAGTCAAGGACGCAGGTCGAAGCGCCCCCGCAGCTCCGGCGCGATCACCGGACAAGCCTCGTCCTTGCGGCCGAAGACGCGGTAGCGCGAGCGCGCGATCGCGTCGTAGAGCGCGTCGCGCAGGTGCGCCGGGACGAGCGCGAGCACGCGAGCGAACACGCGGTGCGCACCGCCCAGCCGCTCGCCGAGGCGCAGCGCGGCGGCCGAGCGCACGAGCAGGCGACCGTCCGCGGTGCGCACGGCGATCGCGTCGGGAAGGCCCGCGCGTTCCGCCTCGGAGAGCTCCGCGCGAAAGCGCGCTCCGCCGATCGGCGCGAAGCGGAAGCGCGAGCCGTCGCGGTCGCGCGCGAGCAGGTACACGACCGAGCCGTGGCACAGCGCGCAGCCGCCGTCGTAGAAGACCGTGTCGGGCGGCTCGCGCATCCGACTAGCGCGCGGCCGCCGCGCGCGGCGCGCGCAGCCCGAACACGAGCACGACGGCAGCGCCGAAGGCGAAGCCGCCCGCGTGGGCCCACCACGCGACGCCGCCCTGGCCGGGAACCGAGGCCTCCTGCGCGCCCGCGATCACCTGGAAGACGAACCAGAGCCCGAGCCAGACGACCGCGGGAACCGAGATCACGCGCACGATGAAGACGAAGATCACCAGCGTGTGAACGTGCGCGTGCGGGTAGAGCAGCATGTACGCGCCCATCACGGCGGCGATCGCGCCGCTGGCGCCGATCGTGGGCACGATCGACTCGGGGCTCGCGGCCACGTGCGCCAGGCCCGCGACCACGCCGCCCGCGAGGTAGAAGAGCCCGTAGCGGAGGTGCCCGAGGCGATCCTCGACGTTGTCGCCGAAGACCCAGAGGAACAGCATGTTCCCCGCGAAGTGCGCGATGCTCCCGTGCAGGAACATCGAGCTCAGCAGCGGCCGGTAGGGCGCGGAGTCGAGCAGTCCGTCGCGCGCGATCAGCGAGACGAATCGCGACGGCACCAGCGCCCAGTCGTGCAGCAGCGCGTCGATGTCCGCTCCCGCGCGAAGCTCGAGGACGAAGGCGATCGTGCAGAGCGCGATCAACGCGTAGTTCACCAGCGGAGACCGGTGCGAGTGGAGCGTGTCTCGAATCGGGATCATGATTCCGCCGAAATCCGCGCGGAGCGGCTTCGACTCGCGTAAGGTGTCGAATCGAGGAGGCAGGCGAAATGGTCACGATCGGGATGAACTACACGGTCCTCGAGGGGAAGGGGCAGATCTTCGAGGACGCGTGCGCGCGCGTGATCGAGACCATGAAGGGCATCGACGGTCACTCCGAGTCGCGCCTGTTCAAGGAGGTGGGCCCGGACGCGCGGACCTACCTGATCGTCTCGGTCTGGGCCAGCGAGGAGGCGTTCCGCGCCTTCATCGCCTCCGACGCGTTCAAGAAGGTCACGAACTGGGGCGCGCTGAACATCCTCGCCGGCCGGCCGAGCCACACCGTCTATCACTGATCTCCGGTCGCGATCGGAACGTCGTCGCAGTCGCCCCACTCGGCCCAGGAACCGTCGTAGACCGACACGTTCCGGTGTCCGAGCAGGGCCAGCGCGAAGGCGTCGAGCGCGGCGGTGACTCCCGAGCCGCAGGTCGTGACGATCGGCCGCTCGAGATCCACGCCCGCGCGCGCGTAGACGTCGCGCAGCTCGGAGAGCGACCTGAACGACGGCGGGTCGCCGCGCAGGTTCCGGTCGTAGGGGACCGATCTCGAGCCGGGTATGTGGCCCTTGCGGCGGGTGTGCTCCTCGCCCTCGCCGCGGAAGCGCTCGGCGGAGCGCGCGTCGACGATCTGCGCGCCGCCGTCGCGCACGATGCGAAGGACGTCCGCCTTGTCGCGGAGCAGCTCCGGCCTGGGCCGGGCGCGGAACTCGGCCTGCGGAAAACCCGGCACCGCCGCGGTCACCGGGCGTCCCTGCGCGACCCAGCCTGCGAAGCCGCCGTCGAGGAGCGAGACGCGCTCGTGTCCCGCGTAGCGCAGCGTCCACCAGACGCGCCCGGCCGAGAAGCCGCCGAGCCGGTCGTACACGACCACGTGATGGGCGCTTCCGATCCCGCGGCTAGCGAAGACGCGCGCGAGCGCATCGGGAGGAGCGACGCTGTTGCGGAGCTTCGCCCCGGCGTCTGCGAGGTCGCTCGAGAGGTCCAGATGGATCGCGCCCGGGATGTGCGCGGCCGCGTACTCGGCGCGCGCGTCGCGCTTCTGCGCGGGCAGGTACCAGCTCGCGTCGATCACGCGCAGGTCTGGATCCGAAAGCCGCGACTCGAGCCAGGCGCCGTCGACGAGCAGCACCACTAGCCTCCCGCAGCGGTCTCGAGCCGCTCGAGGATCTGCCCGTTCCAGCTCATGCGCAGCCGCGAGCGCCCCTTCGCGAGCTCTTCCTGGATCGCCGCGGTGGCGAGCAGCGAGAGCGAGACCGTCGGCTCCAGCCAGGCCATCGCGCGCGACGCGCCGTGCCGCACCTTGCCCCAGCTCTCCGCCTCGTCGAGCGTCGAGCCCGAGAGGCCCCCGTCCGCGGAGACCGCGGTGGTGACCTGGAGCGCGTAGCGGTGGCCGTGGTCGGGCTGGCCGAGCACGTAGCTCGAGACGACCGCGTCGTTGATGTAGTTCTTCGGCACGCCGCCCGCGACGAAGAACGCCGCGGTCGCCGGCGAGCGCGCGACGATCTGGGTCAGCTCGTAGTTGTCCTGGATCGAGCTGATCACGACGCCCGGCTCGTTCGCGACGACGCGGCGGTGGTGGTGCTCGGTCAATCCGATCCCGATCGAGCTGTCGTTCAGCGCGGGCAGGAACATCGGCACGCCGTGCCGCCGGCAGGTCGCGACGATCGAGAGCGGGTCGTCGAGGCGATCGGCGATCTGGTCCATGAACTGCCGGCTCGAGTACGCGCCGGGCGCGAGCTGGTCCGCGATGCGGCCGATCCAGGTGTCGGTGTCGGCGAAGCCGACCTCGTCCACGTAGGTGTCGTAGATGCGGTCGACGTAGAGCTCGCGAAGCGCCGCGTCGTCGGCCTGGACCGAGCCGCGATAGTGCGCCCAGCCGCGCGCCTGGTAGACGTCCTGGTACAGGATCGCTCCGGTCGAGACGACCACGTCGACCAGGTTGTGCTCGACCAGCTCGCGAATCACCTGGCGCAAGCCGCCCGCGATCAGCGGTCCGGCGAGCCCGAGCAGGATGGTCGGCCGATCGGGATCGCGAAGCATCGCCTCGAGCACCTCGTAACACCGTCCGAGGTTGCGCGCCTGGATGCTCATTCCGCCGAGAGCGCGCACGAAGTCGGCGACGCTGCGCGTCTGGCTCGGAGCGAGCGCGCGCACGCGCTGCGCCAGCAGCTCGGACTTGCGCTCGAGCTCCCGCGCGGAGAGCGGCTTCGCCGACCAGACGGCTTCCGAGCTCGGTGTCTCGTGCTTCGCCATCGCCATCCGCCACTCTAGCCGGGCAGACGCGACGAGACGAGCTGCTATCCTGCCGCGCATGCCGTACGAGCCGCGCAAGATCGAAGCCCGCTGGCAGCGCCGCTGGCTGGAAGAGAAGACCTTCCGCACTTCGATCGATCCGAGCCGGCCCAAGTACTACGTGCTCGACATGTTCCCGTACCCGTCGGGCGAGGGCCTGCACGTCGGCCACCCGAAGGGATACGTCGCGACCGACGTGTACGCGCGCTACAAGCGCATGCGCGGGTTCAACGTGCTGCACCCGATGGGCTGGGACGCCTTCGGCCTGCCCGCGGAGCAGCACGCCGTGCGCACGGGGCAGCACCCCCGCGTGACCACGACGCGGAACATCGCGCGCTACCGCGAGCAGCTGCAGGCGCTCGGCCTCTCCTACGACTGGGAGCGCGAGATCGACACCACCGACCCGCGCTACGTGCGCTGGACCCAGTGGATCTTCTGCCGGCTCTTCGACAAGGGGCTGGCCTACCAGGCCGAGGTGCCGGTGAACTGGTGCCCGGCGCTGGGCACGGTGCTGGCGAACGAGGAGGTCCGCGACGGCAAGAGCGAGATCGGCGGGCACCCGGTCGTGCGCGTGCCGCTGAAGCAGTGGATGCTGCGCATCACCGCCTACGCGGACCGGCTGATCGAGGACCTAGATGGGGTCGACTGGCCGGAGCACATCAAGAAGATGCAGCTGGAGTGGATCGGCCGCTCCGAGGGCGCGCGCGTGTTCTTCGCGCTCGCCGACCACCCGGGCGAGTCGATCGAGGTCTTCACCACGCGGCCCGACACGCTCTTCGGCGCGACCTACATGGTGCTCGCGCCCGAGCACCCGCTGGTCGCGAAGATCACCACGCCCGCGCGGCGCGCGGCGGTGACCGAGTACGTCGAGGCGAGCGCGCGAAAGAGCGAGCGCGCGCGAATGGCCGAGGCGAAGACCAAGGGGGGCGTCGACACGGGCGCGTTCGCGACGAACCCGGTGAACGGCGCGCGGATCCCGATCTGGATCGCCGACTACGTGCTCGCCGGCTACGGGACCGGCGCGATCATGGCCGTGCCCGGCCACGACGCGCGCGACTGGGAGTTCGCGCGGACGTTCGGGCTGCCGATCGTCGAGGTCGTGAGCGGCGGCGACGTGACCCGCGCGGCGTACGAGGGTGACGGCGCGGCGGTGAACTCGGGCCTGCTCGACGGCCTGCCGACCGCGCAGGCGAAGGCGAAGATCAGCGCCTGGCTGGCCGAGCGCGGCCTGGGCGCGCGCTCGGTCGCGTACAAGCTCCGCGACTGGCTGTTCAGCCGGCAGCGCTACTGGGGCGAGCCGTTCCCGGTGCTCCATCTGGAGAGCGGCGAGACGGTGCTCGTGCCCGACGCGGAGCTCCCCGTCGAGCTTCCCGAGCTCGACGACTTCAAGCCGCGCGGCGGCTTCGAGCCGCCGCTCGCGCGCGCGCGGGAGTGGGTCGAGGTCGCCGATGCGAAGACCGGGCGAGCGGCGCTTCGCGACACCAACACCATGCCGCAGTGGGCGGGGAGCTGTTGGTACTACCTGCGCTTCTGCGATCCGACCAATGACAGCGCGCCGTTCTCGCCCGAGGCCGAGCGCTACTGGATGAACGTCGACCTGTACGTGGGCGGCGCGGAGCACGCGGTGCTGCACCTGCTCTACGCGCGCTTCTGGCACAAGGTGCTCTTCGATCTGGGCCTGGTGCACACCAAGGAGCCGTTCCAGAAGCTGCTGAACCCCGGCATGATCCAGGGCAAGAGCTACCGGCTGTTCAAGAGCGAGGCCGAAGGCGAGCCGAAGTACTACTCCCGCGCCGACGTGCGCTTCGAGGGCGAGACGCCGGTCCACGTCGGCTCGGGCGCGGAGCTGGCCGAGGAGTGGATCGAGCCCGAGAAGGTGCGCTGGCAGAACGGGCGGGCGCTCGCGCCGGCGGTCGACGTCGACCTCGAGGAAGTGATCGAGAAGATGTCGAAGAGCCGCGGAAACGTGGTGAATCCCGACGACGTGATCGACGAGTTCGGCGCCGACGCGATGCGCCTGTACGAGATGTTCATCGGGCCGCTGGGAAAGGCCGCGCCCTGGTCGACCGACGGAATCCCGGGCGTCGCGCGCTTCCTCGGCCGCGCGTATCGGCTGGTCTGCGAGGAGGACGACGCCGGCGACCGCGCGCGGGACTTCGCGCCGGGACCCGGAAGCGACGCGCAGCGGCGGCTGCTCGCGCGCACGATCGACAAGGTGACGCGCGACTTCGAGGCCCTGGAGTTCAACACCGCGATCTCGGCGCTGATGGTCTTCGTCCGCGACGTGGAGAAGGACGGCCCGGCCACGCGCGAGCTGGTCGAAGCCTTCGTGCTTCTGCTCGCGCCGCTCGCGCCGCACCTGGGCGAGGAGCTCTGGCAGCGGCTCGGCCACGCGGAGTCCCTGGTCCGCGCGCCCTGGCCGGTGGCCGAGCGAGCGCTCCTCGTGCAGGACGAGATCGAGCTCACGGTCCAGGTCGCGGGAAAAGTTCGCGACCGCGTCCGCGTTCCGTCCGACGCCGACCAGGCCACCGCGCTGGCCGCCGCGCTCGCCAGCGAGAACGTCGCCAAGCACGTCGGCTCGGGCGCGCCGCGCCGGGTGATCTACGTTCCCGGCCGGCTGATCAACTTGGTACCTTAGCCGCATGGCCGAGCCGGGCGCGTTCAAGATGCCTTCCGGATGGGAGGCGGTGATCGGTCTCGAGGTGCACGCGCAGCTCAAGACCGAGTCGAAGCTGTTCAGCTCCGCCCCGCACGCCTTCGGCGCGGCTCCGAACACGCAGACCACCGAGGTCGACGTCGGCCTGCCCGGCGTGCTGCCGGTGCTGAACGAGAAGGCGGTGGAGCTGGCCGTCCGGCTCGCGCTCGCGCTCGGCTGCAAGGTGCACCCGGTCTCGGTCTTCGCGCGCAAGCACTACTTCTACCCGGACCTGCCCAAGGGCTACCAGATCTCGCAGTACGAGGAGCCGTACTGCACGGACGGCGCGGTGCCGATCGAGCTCGACGGCGAGACGCGACAGATCGCGCTCACGCGCATCCACATGGAAGAGGACGCGGCGAAGAACATCCACGACGACGCCGTGACCGGCGGCGGCGTCACGCACGTCGACCTGAACCGCGCCGGCGCGCCGCTGGTCGAGATCGTCTCGACGCCCACGATCCACACGCCCGACGAGGCCGGCGCGTACCTGCGCAGCCTGCG from Deltaproteobacteria bacterium includes:
- a CDS encoding DUF21 domain-containing protein → MTTGAALIAVVVMLLLNAFFVLAEFAMVKLRPTQVEALVQQGNPRALLVAHIQAHLDEYLSVCQLGITLASIGLGFVGEPAFAVLLEPILGSWAWAHGAAIALAYLLVSFLHILFGELVPKSLAIRVPESSALGIARPLALTRFLLWVPLMVLNGAANAVLRLIGFGTPASEPLHTEQELRVILELSQTAGSLSFRQLLLMENVFDLRSVRVSEAMRLRSGVAVLRADSPWPENLALIREHRQSRYPLVDAGGKPIGIVHVKDLVLAGPEGLGHPDLRALARPYPTVREDASLETLLGDLQRRHFHMAIVLDAADRWTGLITLEDIIEEIVGTIEDEFQLEAPLFVADGLTAGRVVLGLQAESLEGAIREALARIAPGELPLPAARIADAVVERERGMPTLLARGLAAPHARLPDLDQFVLVFARSDAGIPVPGRDERAHLIFIMVTPAREPRVQLRLLARIAGLLDSDYVVERLSAAESGAQVVEVLRAADPGALD
- a CDS encoding chloride channel protein, coding for MFQRLIARISESHTRWIAWGMAVGVLSGISAALFFVALEYATHLTMHELVGAAPPAPPGDALFPASGAPDAEPRRWLLFLLPALGGLLSGLLVYRFAPEAEGAGTDEMIRAFHRARGVVRPRVPLVKAFATIATLASGGSAGKEGPVAQIGGGIGSALASWLGLSARDRRILLLAGTAGGLGAIFRAPLGSAITAIEVLYREDFESDALIPCVISAVTAYVVFVLLVGGQRIFAVPEFPLFSPIEIPGYVGLALLSVPVGRAYIGLFKFLRARVFAKLPGPRALRPMLGGVFVGAIGLFVPEVLGVGWGHLQRAIEGQMLVGTLALVVVAKIVATCLTVGSGGSGGVFGPTLFIGGMLGALVGYGGAALAPAFFPNPAAFVLVGMASYFAGVASAPIGAMLMVTEMTGGYALLPPLMLVSVLAILLARGRSIYDQQVKDRFSSPAHLGDLTLNVLEEMRVADVYRKSERVPSVEPGTRFERVREMVLGSGDATVPVVDSGGRLVGLLTAEQIRPVLDERQLDGFVVAGDIAAKPMALQPDDDLFRAHELFRASGCPQIPVVLAADPEDPCAGRIVGMLDYRDLMRAYERELARRREA
- a CDS encoding NUDIX domain-containing protein translates to MARVLLELADEIRALALTGLHYTEGPFDRERYEKLLALAARLASHGATAEPERLELVFRAADRGYVTPKLDVRLALFRGESVLLVRERMDGRWALPGGFVDVGDSPSDAAVREAAEEAGVVARVQRLAGVFDTRLQPDCPPHLFHIHKLVFTGRLVDPDAEPIAGSEATDARYWPLAALPELSLGRTLPLHLREALRVARDPKALPYFD
- a CDS encoding YfcE family phosphodiesterase; this translates as MRIGVISDTHDNARNVARIVELLRGAGVSRVVHTGDITRPDTLGVLARLELPIVGVYGNNDVEREALGRAARHFGIELVEPPLELHWAGRRITVVHDRYAHGDLALHDRDVVLHGHEHRHSLERSSGTLIWNPGECAGLVAGQNSVGVLDLAALEPERLRF
- the rimO gene encoding 30S ribosomal protein S12 methylthiotransferase RimO; this encodes MSSSPTPPRVYFRTLGCAKNQVDSEVMLGSLALGGYAIAEQLADAEVAIVNTCSFIQAAREESIQEILELADCKQRGELQALVVAGCLPQRYGADLAKELPEVDAFVGTGQFQNIARILDDARSGRSRGVYVDAGRTHLYDESSPRLLIGARHSAYLKIAEGCDRVCAFCAIPAIRGRFQSRTLDSIVAEARQLAEQGVREVNVISQDTLSWGKDLDGRPRIDALIRALDAVDGLDWVRLLYLYPSALGDAVIDAFAGARRVLPYIDVPLQHASDSQLRAMKRGVTAERQRRLVARLRERIPGAVLRTTFIVGFPGETDADFETLCEFVRETRFERVGVFRYSDEEGTSAQALGEKVARSVSRKRHRELMKLQRGIMREQLSARIGESVRVLVDSGSAGYSVGRTWSQAPEVDGCVMLRGRARTGELVNARITGVRDVDLEAEVVS